A genomic segment from Streptosporangium roseum DSM 43021 encodes:
- a CDS encoding multicopper oxidase family protein, giving the protein MLTRRNMLAVGALTLGGAVGVKGLLFDDRTAFSAVPGLRPHEHGVQPARVGAALTNTPFSVRMPVPPVLQPVVSTNDVDIYRIDIRHTNLEILPGVSTPTFTYGNQLVGPTIRAKTGRRVLIRYNNLLNRPTNVHLHGGHVEADNDGHPMELIQPGQTRWYNYPNRQQGATLWYHDHSHHTEAENVYRGLHGFYLIDDDSERGLRLPRGDYDVPIMIRDALFDADGAMLFGGNPAERNVILANGKPQPYFPVAARKYRFRLLNGATERTFNLSLGGEEMTQIASDGGLLPAPVPRTGIRLSSAERVEIVVDFSRYPVGTQLVLSDGATPVLRFDVVRQAADSSQVPDLLRALPVLPAATVNRNVTLSFDIAAFPPVGLVDGKTYDPNRADLQVKRGSTEIWTITNGDGQFGFPHNFHMHLVQFQVLDRDGQPPSLDDAGRKDTVLIPAGTSVRVKAHFTDYLGRYVYHCHFLEHSSLGMMAQMEIVP; this is encoded by the coding sequence ATGCTGACCAGACGGAACATGCTCGCCGTGGGCGCTCTGACGCTTGGTGGTGCGGTGGGCGTTAAAGGACTGCTTTTCGATGACCGTACCGCTTTCTCAGCCGTACCCGGCCTCCGCCCGCACGAGCACGGCGTCCAGCCCGCGCGGGTCGGAGCGGCGCTGACCAACACGCCCTTCTCCGTGCGGATGCCCGTGCCTCCCGTGCTGCAGCCGGTGGTGTCGACCAACGACGTCGACATCTACCGGATCGACATACGGCACACGAACCTTGAGATCCTCCCCGGCGTCAGCACCCCGACCTTCACGTACGGCAACCAGCTGGTGGGCCCCACCATCCGGGCGAAGACCGGCCGCCGGGTGTTGATCAGATACAACAACCTCCTCAACCGGCCGACGAACGTGCACCTGCACGGCGGCCACGTCGAGGCGGACAACGACGGTCATCCGATGGAGCTCATCCAGCCCGGGCAGACGCGGTGGTACAACTACCCGAACAGGCAGCAGGGCGCGACGCTCTGGTACCACGACCACAGTCATCACACCGAGGCGGAGAACGTCTACCGCGGCCTGCACGGCTTCTATCTGATCGACGACGACAGCGAGAGGGGCCTCCGGCTGCCGCGGGGGGACTACGACGTACCGATCATGATCCGTGACGCCCTTTTCGACGCGGACGGCGCCATGCTGTTCGGCGGGAACCCGGCCGAGCGCAATGTGATCCTCGCCAACGGCAAACCCCAGCCGTATTTCCCGGTCGCCGCGCGCAAATACCGTTTCCGGCTGCTCAACGGCGCCACCGAGCGGACCTTCAACCTGAGCCTCGGCGGTGAGGAGATGACGCAGATCGCCTCCGACGGCGGCCTGCTGCCCGCGCCGGTGCCCCGGACCGGAATCCGGCTCAGCTCGGCCGAGCGGGTGGAGATCGTGGTGGACTTCTCGCGCTACCCGGTCGGCACGCAGCTGGTCCTCTCCGACGGGGCCACGCCGGTGCTCCGGTTCGACGTCGTCCGGCAGGCGGCGGACTCCAGCCAGGTGCCCGACCTGCTCCGCGCGCTCCCCGTTCTCCCGGCCGCGACGGTCAACCGCAACGTGACGCTGAGCTTCGACATCGCGGCCTTCCCGCCCGTGGGCCTGGTCGACGGCAAGACGTACGACCCGAACCGGGCCGACCTCCAGGTCAAACGGGGCAGCACGGAGATCTGGACGATCACCAACGGCGACGGCCAGTTCGGCTTCCCCCACAACTTCCACATGCACCTCGTGCAGTTCCAGGTGCTGGACCGCGACGGTCAGCCGCCCTCGCTGGACGACGCGGGCCGCAAGGACACCGTGCTCATCCCGGCGGGCACCTCCGTGCGGGTGAAGGCGCACTTCACCGATTACCTCGGACGGTACGTCTACCACTGCCACTTCCTGGAGCACTCCTCGCTCGGGATGATGGCGCAGATGGAGATCGTCCCCTGA
- a CDS encoding MarR family winged helix-turn-helix transcriptional regulator, protein MHDTGDWLDEREDRVWSAFFEMQVLFWRRLAQQLQQDTGLSEPDLAILTALVRAPEGQLRAYELSDVTQFEKSRLHHHLTRMARRGLVTRESCPESSRASVIAVTPEGRAAITDAAPKRAAHIRQWLIDPLDAGQLDTLAEISEAMRDRLLAAGPPPGARRADCADGSPD, encoded by the coding sequence ATGCATGACACCGGCGACTGGCTCGACGAACGCGAGGACCGTGTCTGGAGCGCGTTCTTCGAGATGCAGGTGCTGTTCTGGCGCAGGCTCGCCCAGCAGCTCCAGCAGGACACCGGCCTGTCCGAGCCGGACCTCGCCATCCTCACCGCCCTCGTGCGGGCGCCCGAGGGGCAGTTGCGGGCATACGAGCTGAGCGACGTCACACAGTTCGAGAAGAGCCGCCTCCACCACCATCTGACCCGCATGGCCCGGCGCGGACTGGTCACCCGCGAGTCGTGTCCCGAGTCCTCCCGGGCGTCGGTGATCGCTGTGACCCCGGAGGGGCGCGCCGCCATCACCGACGCCGCCCCGAAGCGCGCGGCGCACATCCGCCAGTGGCTGATCGACCCGCTCGACGCCGGTCAGCTCGACACGCTGGCCGAGATCTCCGAAGCGATGCGCGACCGGCTGCTCGCCGCCGGCCCCCCGCCGGGTGCCCGGCGGGCCGACTGCGCCGACGGATCCCCGGACTGA
- a CDS encoding discoidin domain-containing protein: MRNKHVPLLRLIAAALATGLLALFGPLPQASAAADPNLAAGKPASAGSANNPYTAGNVNDGNAATYWESANNTFPQWVQVDLGASTSVNKIVLKLPPAPEWATRTQTLTVQGDTSGPPTNTIVPSAGYTFNPATGNTVTINFTATSVRYVRLTITGNTGWPAGQLSEFEVYGPAGPGGDTQAPTAPSNLAYTEPASGQIKLTWSASTDNVGVTGYDVYANNALRGSVAGNVLTYTDSQPAGATVSYHVKAKDAAGNQSANSNTVTRSGSGGGSNLAVGKPITASSSVFTFVATNANDNSVTTYWEGNGGSYPSTLTVQLGSNAAVNSVVLKLNPDSSWGTRTQTIQVLGREQSSSSFTNLSSAATYTFNPASGNTVTIPVTATAADIQLKITTNSGAPAGQVAEFQVIGTPAPNPDLTITGMSSAPSAPVETDSVALTATVKNIGTAASGATNVNFYLGTAKVGTASVGALAAGASTSVSANAGPRDAGTYPLSAKVDEADSVIEQNETNNGHTNPSPLVVRPVDSSDLVATTSWTPSTPANGDVVTFSVAIKNQGTVASAGGAHAITLTVSNEAGTVVRTLTGSHSGVIAAGATTSPVSLGTWTAANGKYSVKTVLADDANELPVKRQNNTATQPFFVGRGANMPYDMYEAEDAVVGGGATVLSPNRDIGNLAGEASGRRAVTLNSTGSYVEFTTKASTNTLVTRFSIPDAAGGGGIDSTLNIYVNGTFLKPINLTSKYAWLYGNEASPGNSPGAGGPRHIYDEANVMLGTTVPAGSRIRLQKDPANTTTYAIDFINLEQVSPVANPDPAKYTVPAGFTHQDVQNALDKVRMDSTGTLVGVYLPPGTYQTASKFQVYGKAVKVVGAGPWYTQFRAPTTQDNTDVGFRAEGTANGSSFANFAYFGNYTSRIDGPGKVFDFSNVADVVIDNIWNEHMVCLYWGANTDRVTIKNSRIRNMFADGINMTNGSTDNHVVNNEARATGDDSFALFSAIDAGGADMKGNVYENLTSILTWRAAGVAVYGGYDNVFRNIYIADTLVYSGITISSLDFGYPMNGFGADPPTRFENISIVRAGGHFWGAQTFPAIWVFSASKVFQGIRVSDVDIVDPTYSGIMFQTNYVGGQPQFPVKDTVFTDISISGARKSGDAFDAKSGFGIWVNEMPEPGQGPAVGSVTFNNLRMSNNATNVKNTTSTFTIITNP; the protein is encoded by the coding sequence ATGAGAAACAAGCACGTCCCGTTGTTACGGCTGATCGCGGCGGCGCTCGCGACCGGCCTGCTCGCCCTGTTCGGGCCGCTCCCCCAGGCCTCGGCGGCGGCCGACCCCAACCTGGCCGCGGGGAAGCCCGCCTCGGCCGGCAGCGCCAACAACCCCTACACCGCCGGCAACGTCAACGACGGCAACGCGGCCACCTACTGGGAGAGCGCCAACAACACCTTCCCGCAGTGGGTCCAGGTCGACCTCGGAGCCTCCACCAGCGTGAACAAGATCGTCCTGAAGCTGCCGCCGGCGCCGGAGTGGGCCACCAGGACCCAGACCCTGACCGTGCAGGGAGACACGAGCGGCCCGCCCACCAACACCATCGTCCCGTCGGCGGGCTACACCTTCAACCCGGCGACCGGCAACACCGTGACGATCAACTTCACCGCGACCAGCGTCCGGTACGTGCGGTTGACCATCACGGGCAACACGGGCTGGCCTGCCGGTCAGCTGTCCGAGTTCGAGGTGTACGGCCCCGCCGGCCCCGGCGGCGACACGCAGGCGCCGACCGCGCCGTCGAACCTGGCCTACACCGAACCCGCCTCGGGCCAGATCAAGCTGACCTGGAGCGCCTCCACCGACAACGTGGGCGTGACCGGCTACGACGTCTACGCCAACAACGCCCTGCGCGGCAGCGTGGCGGGCAACGTCCTGACCTACACCGACAGCCAGCCCGCCGGCGCGACGGTGTCGTACCACGTCAAGGCCAAGGACGCCGCGGGCAACCAGTCGGCGAACAGCAACACCGTCACGCGCAGCGGCAGCGGCGGCGGCTCCAACCTGGCCGTCGGCAAGCCGATCACCGCGTCGTCCTCTGTCTTCACCTTCGTGGCCACCAACGCCAACGACAACAGCGTGACGACCTACTGGGAAGGCAACGGCGGCAGCTACCCCAGCACGCTCACCGTGCAGCTGGGCTCGAACGCCGCCGTCAACTCGGTCGTGCTGAAGCTGAACCCCGACAGCTCGTGGGGGACGCGCACGCAGACCATCCAGGTCCTCGGACGCGAGCAGAGCTCCTCCTCCTTCACCAACCTGTCCTCGGCGGCGACCTACACCTTCAACCCCGCCTCCGGCAACACCGTGACGATCCCGGTCACCGCCACCGCCGCCGACATCCAGCTCAAGATCACCACGAACTCCGGCGCGCCCGCCGGGCAGGTCGCCGAGTTCCAGGTCATCGGCACGCCGGCCCCCAACCCGGACCTGACGATCACGGGCATGTCGTCGGCTCCCTCGGCCCCGGTCGAGACCGACTCCGTCGCGCTGACCGCCACGGTCAAGAACATCGGAACGGCGGCCTCCGGCGCGACGAACGTCAACTTCTACCTGGGCACCGCCAAGGTCGGCACCGCCTCCGTCGGCGCGCTGGCGGCCGGAGCGTCCACCAGCGTGTCCGCCAACGCCGGTCCCCGTGACGCGGGCACCTACCCGCTGAGCGCCAAGGTCGACGAGGCCGACAGCGTCATCGAGCAGAACGAGACCAACAACGGCCACACGAACCCGTCCCCGCTCGTCGTCAGGCCCGTCGACAGCTCGGACCTCGTCGCGACGACCAGCTGGACGCCGAGCACCCCGGCGAACGGCGACGTCGTCACCTTCTCCGTGGCGATCAAGAACCAGGGCACCGTGGCCTCCGCGGGCGGCGCCCACGCCATCACGCTGACGGTCTCCAACGAGGCGGGCACCGTCGTCCGCACGCTGACCGGCTCCCACAGCGGCGTGATCGCCGCCGGCGCCACGACCAGCCCGGTCAGCCTGGGCACGTGGACGGCCGCCAACGGCAAGTACAGCGTCAAGACGGTGCTGGCCGACGACGCCAACGAGCTTCCGGTGAAGCGGCAGAACAACACCGCCACGCAGCCGTTCTTCGTCGGGCGCGGCGCCAACATGCCCTACGACATGTACGAGGCCGAGGACGCCGTCGTCGGCGGCGGGGCGACCGTCCTCAGCCCGAACAGGGACATCGGCAACCTGGCGGGCGAGGCCTCCGGCCGCAGGGCGGTGACGCTGAACTCCACCGGCAGCTACGTCGAGTTCACGACCAAGGCCAGCACGAACACCCTCGTCACCCGCTTCTCCATCCCCGACGCGGCGGGCGGCGGCGGGATCGACTCGACGCTCAACATCTACGTCAACGGCACCTTCCTCAAGCCCATCAACCTGACCTCCAAGTACGCGTGGCTGTACGGGAACGAGGCGAGCCCGGGCAACTCGCCGGGAGCGGGCGGACCTCGCCACATCTACGACGAGGCCAACGTCATGCTCGGGACGACCGTCCCGGCCGGCAGCAGGATCAGGCTGCAGAAGGACCCGGCCAACACCACGACGTACGCGATCGACTTCATCAACCTTGAGCAGGTGTCGCCCGTCGCGAACCCCGACCCCGCCAAGTACACGGTGCCCGCGGGCTTCACCCACCAGGACGTGCAGAACGCGCTCGACAAGGTGCGGATGGACAGCACCGGCACCCTCGTCGGCGTCTACCTGCCGCCGGGCACCTACCAGACGGCGAGCAAGTTCCAGGTGTACGGCAAGGCGGTCAAGGTGGTCGGCGCCGGTCCCTGGTACACGCAGTTCCGCGCCCCGACGACCCAGGACAACACCGACGTCGGATTCCGCGCGGAGGGGACGGCCAACGGCTCCTCGTTCGCGAACTTCGCCTACTTCGGGAACTACACCTCACGCATCGACGGTCCGGGCAAGGTGTTCGACTTCTCCAACGTCGCCGACGTGGTGATCGACAACATCTGGAACGAGCACATGGTCTGCCTGTACTGGGGCGCGAACACCGACCGTGTGACGATCAAGAACTCCCGGATCCGCAACATGTTCGCCGACGGCATCAACATGACCAACGGCAGCACGGACAACCACGTCGTCAACAACGAGGCCCGCGCGACGGGTGACGACAGCTTCGCGCTGTTCTCGGCCATCGACGCCGGCGGGGCCGACATGAAGGGCAACGTCTACGAGAACCTGACCTCCATCCTGACCTGGCGCGCCGCCGGCGTCGCGGTCTACGGCGGCTACGACAACGTCTTCAGGAACATCTACATCGCGGACACGCTGGTCTACTCCGGCATCACGATCAGCTCGCTCGACTTCGGCTACCCGATGAACGGCTTCGGCGCCGACCCGCCGACGAGGTTCGAGAACATCTCCATCGTCCGTGCCGGTGGCCACTTCTGGGGCGCGCAGACCTTCCCGGCGATCTGGGTCTTCTCCGCCTCGAAGGTCTTCCAGGGCATCCGCGTCAGCGACGTGGACATCGTGGACCCGACCTACAGCGGCA
- a CDS encoding DUF4097 family beta strand repeat-containing protein: MKAVAMAGGLLACAALLTGCGLGNIGGPANRDTVTYQVTEKVARVNVTSESGDIVITETGGSAIRVVEKLRWSGEKPDAEHRVDGDTLVMTYNCPAKWDNCGVDYRVEIPRGLQVDLSSSSGDITLSSLTGPIDASTGSGDVNGAGLAGKKVFTETGSGDAELKYTVAPDRVEMKAGSGNATLHVPDGSYDVKTKMKSGDAQVSVKNDASSPRKVTMTTGSGDVYVMPG, from the coding sequence ATGAAGGCGGTTGCGATGGCGGGTGGCCTGCTGGCCTGCGCGGCGCTGCTGACGGGATGCGGGCTGGGGAACATCGGCGGCCCCGCCAACCGGGACACCGTGACCTACCAGGTCACGGAGAAGGTGGCCAGGGTGAACGTGACGAGCGAGTCCGGAGACATCGTGATCACCGAGACCGGCGGGAGCGCCATCCGGGTCGTCGAGAAGCTCAGGTGGAGCGGCGAGAAGCCCGACGCCGAGCACAGGGTCGATGGTGACACGCTGGTCATGACCTACAACTGCCCGGCGAAGTGGGACAACTGCGGCGTCGACTACAGGGTCGAGATCCCCAGAGGGCTGCAGGTGGACCTGAGCAGCAGCTCGGGTGACATCACGCTCAGCTCTCTGACGGGGCCGATCGACGCCTCCACGGGGTCCGGCGATGTGAACGGCGCCGGCCTGGCGGGGAAGAAGGTCTTCACCGAGACCGGCTCGGGCGACGCCGAGTTGAAGTACACCGTCGCCCCTGACCGCGTCGAAATGAAGGCGGGCTCGGGCAACGCGACCCTTCACGTGCCCGACGGGTCGTATGACGTGAAAACCAAGATGAAATCGGGCGACGCGCAGGTTTCCGTAAAGAACGATGCGAGTTCTCCCCGCAAGGTGACGATGACGACGGGCTCCGGCGACGTCTACGTGATGCCCGGATAG
- a CDS encoding molybdopterin-dependent oxidoreductase encodes MRTAHRTCPICDAVCGLRLTLDGAGRVASVKGDPDDPFSKGFICPKGASLGRIDEDPDRLSVPMIRKGGEWREATWEEAFQAVDQGLKDVIDTHGRQALAVYFGNPTFHTMAGFMYRVPLTQSLGTRNVFSASTIDQIPKQVAGGLMLGDPMAIAVPDLDRTDYLLILGANPVESNGSLCAAPDFPGRLKALRGRGGKLVVVDPRRTRTAAFADEHLFVRPGTDAYLLLGIVHTLLAEDLTKIDVEVNGLEELRRLAEEFAPQAAARVCGVPAEEIVRLARELAAAPTAAVYSRIGTCTAEFGTVAQWLVDVVNILTGNFDRPGGVMFTRTAAVELFRTGQPYTAGNWHSRVRGLPEALGELPVATLADEIETPGEGQVRALITVAGNPVLSAPNGPRLDRAFRDLDFMVCVDPYLNETTSHADVILPPPRMLQMPHYDFLLLTVTVRNYARFSPPILPLEPGQRSEAEILARLTLMVSGQGADADPAMLDEMILDQVLRGATEIPGSPFEGKEVAELRAGLDGDSGPELMLDAMLRLGPYGLSLADLRANPHGVDLGALEPRLEELLCTTSGRVELAPRPLAEDVGRLRERLAVPPAELVLIGRRQLRSNNSWLHNVGSLVGGSNRCTLQINPDDVTRLGLGGQAVIRSAAGELTVPLEPTDTIMPGVVSLPHGWGHAGSVQRVAAEHAGVNANTLTDESVVDALSGNAVFNGVPVTLSPCEAGELSSAPA; translated from the coding sequence ATGCGAACCGCACACCGGACCTGTCCTATCTGCGATGCCGTCTGCGGCCTGCGGCTCACGCTCGACGGTGCCGGACGTGTCGCGTCGGTCAAGGGTGACCCGGACGACCCGTTCTCCAAGGGGTTCATCTGCCCCAAGGGCGCGAGCCTGGGCCGTATCGACGAGGATCCCGACCGGCTGAGCGTCCCGATGATCCGCAAGGGCGGCGAGTGGCGCGAGGCCACCTGGGAGGAGGCCTTCCAGGCCGTTGACCAGGGCCTCAAGGACGTCATCGACACCCACGGCCGCCAGGCCCTGGCCGTCTACTTCGGAAATCCGACCTTTCACACCATGGCCGGATTCATGTACCGGGTGCCGCTCACCCAGTCACTCGGCACCCGCAACGTCTTCTCCGCCAGCACCATCGACCAGATACCGAAGCAGGTGGCCGGCGGCCTCATGCTCGGCGACCCGATGGCCATCGCGGTTCCCGACCTCGACCGCACCGACTACCTGCTGATCCTCGGCGCCAACCCGGTGGAGTCCAACGGCTCGCTCTGCGCCGCCCCGGACTTCCCCGGCCGGCTCAAGGCCCTGCGCGGGCGCGGCGGCAAGCTCGTGGTCGTCGACCCGCGCCGCACCAGGACCGCGGCCTTCGCCGACGAGCACCTGTTCGTACGGCCCGGCACCGACGCCTACCTGCTGCTCGGCATCGTCCACACCCTCCTCGCCGAGGACCTCACGAAGATCGATGTCGAGGTGAACGGCCTGGAGGAGCTCCGGCGGCTGGCGGAGGAGTTCGCCCCGCAGGCCGCGGCGCGGGTGTGCGGGGTGCCCGCCGAGGAGATCGTACGGCTGGCCCGCGAGCTGGCCGCAGCGCCCACGGCCGCCGTCTACTCCCGCATCGGCACCTGCACCGCCGAGTTCGGCACCGTCGCGCAGTGGCTGGTCGACGTGGTCAACATCCTGACCGGCAACTTCGACCGCCCCGGCGGGGTCATGTTCACCAGGACCGCCGCCGTCGAGCTCTTCCGAACGGGGCAGCCGTACACGGCGGGAAACTGGCACAGCCGTGTCCGGGGGCTGCCGGAGGCGCTCGGCGAGCTGCCGGTGGCCACCCTCGCCGACGAGATCGAGACCCCGGGCGAGGGGCAGGTCAGGGCGCTGATCACGGTGGCGGGCAACCCGGTGCTGTCGGCGCCGAACGGACCCCGGCTGGACCGGGCCTTCCGCGACCTGGACTTCATGGTCTGCGTCGACCCCTACCTGAACGAGACGACCAGCCATGCCGACGTCATCCTGCCGCCGCCCCGGATGCTGCAGATGCCGCACTACGATTTCCTGCTGCTGACCGTCACGGTGCGCAACTACGCCCGGTTCTCCCCGCCGATCCTGCCGCTGGAGCCGGGGCAGCGGTCGGAGGCCGAGATCCTGGCCCGGCTGACGCTGATGGTCTCCGGCCAGGGGGCGGACGCCGATCCGGCCATGCTCGACGAGATGATCCTCGACCAGGTGCTCCGCGGGGCCACCGAGATTCCGGGCTCACCGTTCGAGGGCAAGGAAGTGGCGGAGCTGCGCGCCGGGCTGGACGGTGACAGCGGGCCCGAGCTGATGCTGGACGCCATGCTGAGGCTCGGCCCCTACGGCCTGTCCCTGGCCGACCTGCGGGCCAACCCGCACGGCGTCGACCTGGGCGCGCTGGAGCCGCGGCTTGAGGAGTTGCTGTGCACGACCTCGGGCCGGGTGGAGCTGGCCCCGCGGCCGCTGGCCGAGGACGTCGGACGGCTGCGCGAGCGGCTGGCCGTACCGCCCGCGGAGCTCGTGCTGATCGGGCGGCGCCAGCTGCGCTCCAACAACAGCTGGCTGCACAACGTGGGATCGCTGGTCGGCGGGAGCAACCGCTGCACGCTGCAGATCAACCCCGACGACGTGACCAGGCTCGGGCTCGGCGGGCAGGCCGTGATCCGCTCGGCGGCGGGCGAGCTGACCGTCCCGCTGGAGCCGACCGACACGATCATGCCCGGGGTGGTGAGCCTGCCCCACGGCTGGGGACACGCCGGGAGCGTGCAGCGGGTCGCGGCGGAGCACGCCGGGGTCAACGCCAATACGCTGACGGACGAGTCGGTGGTCGACGCCCTCTCCGGAAACGCCGTGTTCAACGGGGTCCCGGTCACGCTCAGCCCTTGTGAGGCGGGGGAGCTGTCCTCGGCGCCCGCCTGA
- a CDS encoding DinB family protein, with amino-acid sequence MNQRVPFTGEEKQSLYVSLDRHRDVVLWKLHGLDDEQLRRPMTPSGTNLLGLVKHLASVEYSWFCETFGRETEPLPFSDEDENADLRVEPHETTADIVAFYGRARAAADQVINELDAEDVGKAWFGDTVTMRWVLIHMIEETARHVGHMDIVRELLDGATGNHRED; translated from the coding sequence ATGAATCAACGAGTGCCCTTCACCGGTGAAGAGAAGCAGAGTCTGTACGTCAGCCTCGACCGGCACCGCGACGTGGTGCTGTGGAAGCTCCACGGCCTCGATGACGAGCAGCTGCGGCGGCCGATGACCCCGTCGGGGACGAATCTGCTGGGCCTGGTGAAACACCTGGCGAGCGTCGAATACAGCTGGTTCTGCGAGACCTTCGGACGCGAGACCGAGCCGCTCCCGTTCAGCGACGAGGACGAGAACGCCGATCTGCGCGTGGAGCCGCACGAGACCACCGCTGACATCGTGGCGTTCTACGGCCGCGCCCGGGCAGCGGCCGACCAGGTGATCAACGAGCTCGATGCCGAAGATGTCGGCAAGGCCTGGTTCGGCGACACGGTGACGATGCGCTGGGTGCTCATTCACATGATCGAGGAGACCGCCCGGCACGTCGGCCACATGGACATCGTGCGAGAGCTCCTCGACGGGGCGACCGGCAACCATCGCGAGGACTGA
- a CDS encoding LLM class flavin-dependent oxidoreductase, with amino-acid sequence MKFLLLPHLPNQDKPHAIQLKELVELAVLAEEWGFDGYGVGERHDRPAVSSAPPVILSHIAARTSTIRLFTAVTTLGMLDPLRAFEDYSTLDNLSGGRLDIIIGKGAYQRSSKLFGVTAENRWALLQENYELFRRLWREENVTWEGRLGRSLEDAEPLPRPFQKDIRVWHGSASSTLSTDYAAQHGDPVFSSNGSGPIERYGELIQHYRERFAAHGHDPEDALVGAGTAGYLGARTSQEAVAKYRPVFEARLAVNRAHDGGTIKYGSVEEWVESSSVLVGSPQQIIDKVHEQHRHFGHEVLHIHVDGEVLSRTDYLATLELFFGEIAPVLRRELPSRPLTPATSGARRK; translated from the coding sequence GTGAAGTTCCTCCTCCTCCCCCACCTCCCCAACCAGGACAAACCACACGCGATCCAGTTGAAGGAGCTGGTCGAGCTGGCGGTGCTCGCCGAGGAATGGGGTTTCGACGGCTACGGCGTCGGAGAACGCCACGACCGCCCGGCCGTCTCCTCGGCACCACCGGTCATCCTCAGCCACATCGCGGCGCGGACGTCGACCATCCGCCTGTTCACCGCGGTGACGACCCTGGGCATGCTCGATCCCCTGCGCGCCTTCGAGGACTACTCGACTCTCGACAACCTCTCCGGCGGGCGGCTCGACATCATCATCGGCAAGGGCGCCTACCAGCGGTCGTCGAAGCTCTTCGGCGTCACGGCCGAGAACCGGTGGGCGTTGCTCCAGGAGAACTACGAGCTGTTCCGGCGCCTGTGGAGGGAGGAGAACGTGACCTGGGAGGGCAGGCTGGGTCGCAGCCTCGAAGACGCCGAACCCCTCCCGCGGCCGTTCCAGAAGGACATCCGCGTATGGCACGGCAGCGCGAGCAGCACGCTGTCGACCGACTACGCCGCCCAGCACGGCGACCCCGTCTTCTCCTCGAACGGCAGCGGCCCGATCGAGCGGTACGGCGAGCTCATCCAGCACTACCGGGAGCGTTTCGCGGCCCACGGCCACGACCCGGAGGACGCGCTCGTGGGGGCCGGAACGGCTGGATACCTCGGGGCCCGCACCTCGCAGGAGGCCGTCGCGAAGTACCGGCCGGTGTTCGAGGCGCGGCTCGCGGTCAACCGCGCCCACGACGGAGGGACGATCAAGTACGGCTCCGTCGAGGAGTGGGTCGAGAGCAGCTCGGTGCTGGTGGGCAGCCCGCAGCAGATCATCGACAAGGTCCACGAGCAGCACCGGCACTTCGGACACGAGGTGCTCCACATTCACGTGGACGGCGAGGTCCTCAGCCGGACGGACTATCTCGCGACCCTTGAGCTGTTCTTCGGCGAGATCGCCCCGGTGCTCCGCCGGGAGCTGCCCAGCAGGCCGCTGACGCCGGCGACGTCCGGGGCGCGCCGGAAGTGA
- a CDS encoding VOC family protein → MPHHSRIDKIVIDVPEADHDKEVGFWQAATGQEMTPFAHYPAYHGALLPGQEIGLLTQRLGEGESRVHLDIHTDDLEAEVARLEELGARRVRQANGWWVMRDPAGLLFCVIPDTSGALNETNAQRWG, encoded by the coding sequence GTGCCGCACCACAGCAGGATCGACAAGATCGTGATCGATGTGCCGGAGGCGGACCACGACAAGGAAGTGGGGTTCTGGCAGGCCGCGACCGGCCAGGAGATGACCCCGTTCGCCCACTACCCGGCATACCACGGCGCCCTGCTCCCCGGCCAGGAGATCGGGCTGCTCACCCAGCGTCTCGGTGAGGGGGAGAGCCGGGTGCACCTGGACATCCATACCGATGACCTGGAGGCGGAGGTCGCGCGGCTGGAAGAGCTGGGAGCCAGGCGAGTACGGCAGGCGAACGGCTGGTGGGTCATGCGGGACCCGGCGGGCCTGCTGTTCTGCGTCATACCGGACACCAGCGGCGCGCTGAACGAGACCAACGCGCAGCGCTGGGGCTGA